Genomic window (Gadus macrocephalus chromosome 13, ASM3116895v1):
CTGTTGATGGATAAGGATTGGCTCAGGGGTGGGAGTGGTCCACTCCCACCCAGAAACTTACATTCAGAACAGTTACACAAGGACTGATGATGTCAAAGTGACGAGTAGGAAAGAATATTGCAGCTGATGGAAAAAATAATATGCTTCTTCAAATATGTTATTCATAATAACTAGTTATTGTTGGGAAACCAAAACTAAATGTCTGTATTTAAAACATTGGTTAATAGTCCTCTAaaatactaatataatatatatatatatatatatatatatattatattagtatttTAGAGGACTTTCCCCCTGCCTCTTtgcgagatatatatatatatatatatacactgtatatactGAACAGGGTTTTGAGCATGAACGGGTTTCATGGTTTATTAATAATTTCATTATAAACAAATGTTAAGTAAGTACAACAACCTGGTGGAACAACTGACCTAAAGTTTTAATGTTTGATTGACAGTTCTCTGAGTTGAGAAAAGCCGTGAATTATCTCCATCTTTGCTTACAAACTGACAAACATGACTGATTTGACATGTTCCTGTTCTGGTTATGGCACAGCAGCACAGTGATTttacgtgtgtttgtttaccgATGGCTTTGCTGTGAAAACTCGTAATTGCAAGCCATCAAGTTGAGTTACATCATGACAAAGTTCGGATGAGGACACAagaacacaaccacagacacatcccaacacacacacacgcgcgcgcacgcgcacgcacgcacacacacgcacacacacacacacacacacacaccggactcAGGGGTCAGACTGCATGAGGTCTTTAGCCTTCTGCAGGTTATGATCTACAGCTGCTTCTAGGAACTGAACCCATGTCAGCTCAGACTCCCCACACACATGACTGGACCTGGAAGGGGgggtaagagagagaaggagaaagttCAAAGTTGGCAGAGACAGGCAGGTAAAGCTGAATAACCTGAACATGAGATAAAGATCCAAATCTCAACCATCTTGATAACCATATTGACATCTTGACACCGAcacagtgtgtgcgcgtgtgcgtgtgtgtgtgctcacctgaTGACTCCGAGTATTTTCTTTAACAAGGCTGCCAATTTGGATGCCTAAGTAACAGATGCAAGTAATCACTCACTTTTCCTTTTCAAATTTCCAGTGAATTCATATTGTGTGTCATAAACGAGCATGTAGGATTAGAGATAGTGAATTAAAATGAAGGCATTAcggaggtggtagggttagatAGTGAATTCAGATCATGtcaggaaggagcaggtagggtttaggGCAGTCGTTCCGAACTTGGCCCCATTTGTAGCTTTGAAAATGATTGTGACTCAAACTTTTTATCATTTGTGCATCAGCTTATGCACAAATAGTTTTTACCCTCAACATTTCAATATACCAGGGAACTAATCCAATCGCCCTTCTACAAACTAAGTGGTAAGTAGTCGTTTGCTTGTGGCTACAAATCATAAAGCAGTTGGTGAATTAATTGGGGGGATTCTATCAGAccttaaaaagtaaaataaaataaattggctAAAATGGATCATCATATCTAAAGCTTATGTTTgcgattgtgtgtgagtgtgtcttacGTTGCTTTCCACTCCCGAGTACTCCATTGGTGGATAAAGACACAGTGCTAGGTCGTCCAtactagatagagagagagatgcagagagagagcgagagagagagagagagacagagagctttATTTTTGGTGGTCTCCCACATCGACTTCAAATAGCGATAACAGCGCAGGTCAGCTTATCGATACTACGTGTGTAATTATTCAGCCCCAGGGCCCGTTCAACACCGGGTTTTTTCGATACACATCCCGAGCAAAGAGGCagggggaaagaaaaaaactaaagtgACACAGTGGGCAAGCCACCAAAGCCCCAGTGGGCGGGGCACCAAGGCCCCAGTGGGCGGGGCACCAAGGCCCCAGTGGGCGGGGCACCAAGGCCCCAGTGGGCGGGGCACCAAGGCCCCAGTGGGCGGGGCACCAAGGCCATAGTGGGCGGGGCACCAAGGCAACAGTGGGCGCGGGGCACTAAGGCCATAGAGGGCGGAGCACCAAGGCCACAGTGGGCGGGGTACTAAGGCCACAGTGGGCTGGGCACTAAGACAATAGTGGGCGGGGCACCAAGGCCACAGTGGGCGGGGTACTAAGGCCACAGTGGGCTGGGCACTATGGCCATAGTGGGCGGGGCACCAAGGCCACAGTGGGCGGGGTACTAAGGCCACAGTGGGCTGGGCACTATGGCCATTGTGGGCGGGGCACCAAGGCCACAGTGGACAAGCCACCAAGTCCACAGAAGGGCATCAAAGCCAGACAGACGGCCTTGGCCGCCGGTGAAATTCCTGCcctgaatgtgcgtgtgtgtgtgtgtgtctgtcaccgGGGGCTGACGTCCTTGCTCAGCTCCTCCAGGTCGTCTAGCTGAGCTCGGTTTTGAGCTGATCCAGCGTCTCCATTGGTTCTGACCGCCGATGACAGCTTCCTGAGACATGCCCCAGACGCCTTCATCAGCCCCTGGCACGGGCCAATCACACGCCGGTCCCGCTCCGACCAATAGGTGTCCTGGTTTCCCCGgggctcttcctcctcgtccaggTCCCCCAGGAGGTCGCTGAaggggtcctcctcctccaatagggcctgagggggcggggccagttaGACAACTTTTTCAAATCTCTGAAGGGCTTTATTGGCACTGTAATTCCTTAATATGCGAAAGCAACCGAAAAATAAATGACAATAATATAATTAACcacaaaatgcatttcctgaagaaaatgcggtgagtgctgtagtgcaaagtgaggatgtaaatattttttaataaagccacgtAGATTAAGaaaagacataaagaaacgttaaatggcttgaatcaagtgaagggatttgaacaagttcaaaagtcaaaatggagtaaacaatgtaaacatgtgcACCATTTAAGAacatgtaaatggttggaaacaaataaagtgacagctgaacgAAAAGCACGAAGCATTGCTAagaatgcagaaatgtaaaatttaTTGAAacgaagaatctgaaaggtcaaatgtattgccctgcactgctggtgtgcgtgtgcgtgtgtgtgtgtgtgtgtgtttgtgtgtgtttaagagaatagctagccggtgcgtgattaaaagtagctcaaTAGAGCGGTaaaaactgcccaatctggcaacagtgggtagatttgttaaatggtttgaacaaagataaacggttgaaaattgatttagttacgtcttaaacagttgaagtaccaggaggagctctgccgtcctcccattgactcccatgttaaaaaaacagtattttaaaagtagaacatcttaaaaagtataaaatatttagaaaatctgaaaagaagcgcgCGATACGcagctattctgaatattttaaaatttgaatgggGTCTCTAGTTAAAAAATGTAgcaaggagataggtcccaaagtttgtagagaataagaaagaaagaaagaaagaaagaaagaaagaaagaaagaaagaaagaaagaaagaaagaataaaacttatgaagaacaacagttgagcgctgcatgcagcactcaccttaTTAGTGATATAAAGTCAAAAAGACAAAGACGATAATTCAGTTATGATTAGACAGTCATATCTATAGTACTAATTAGTTTACAGCATGGTTGAGCTTGTGTTTAGTACCTGTTCAATCTCTTCAATCGCATCCTTTACTACTCCGATATGCGCAGACAGGGCAAGCATCACAGCTGCCTTGTTatctgcagacacacagacaaacactttaTACTTCATGTCTATGTGGAGCCCAGTGCAGAGAGCGGTGGCGCCCCCTTCAGGCTGAAGCTGATACCACTATAAGGCCACTATGGGAGTTTATGCTGCGTTGGCTGAGGTGGGTGTTTTGGGGTGCTGACCTCGAGGCAGTGATGGGAAGCGGTCGCAGGCAGACCACACCCCCCCTGTAGAGGTCAACTGCTCCTGAGACAGActggacagagacacagaatggcagggagacatagagagagacagacagacacaaaatgAATGAGGACAGTGACTCTGTATCAGCGCtttgtgtgtccatgtctctgcatatgtatgtgcatgtgggtgtgtgttacctCTGCAGTGGAGATGCCAGGATGACCTCCACCAGCTGACCCACGCCCTCCAGAACCTCCACGCTGGCGTCTCGGACCGCACGCCTCAGACTGAGACCTGGGACACATACCACAATCTAACCAATACTGTActgtaacacacaacacactgtacAGTAACAAACACCACACCAACACATACTGTACTGTAACGCACAATACACTGTGgtgaaacacacaacacattctAACCCATACTGTACCTTACCCCAAAACACTGCAACACAAACTGTACCATAACACACAAGACACTCACTGTAAACCATAATGTACCGTAAGACACAATACACTTACGCACACTGtactacaacaacacacaacaaactgTACTATAACACAACAAACTGTTCTGCAACACacaacactgtaacacacaacacaatttACTGAGATCAGGGACCTCTACACTGCTACAAACTGGCACTTACACTGCCAAGGccatgggtttgattcccgctCATACTGTGAGACACTTTGGATAAACGTATCAACCAAACATATTATTCTATTAAGCTAAAGGTCGGCTTTCTGAAAGCCATTTTAGCAGCTGTATAACTATTGGCTGGACACAGGGGGGGAGCTTCTTCTGAGTGTTACCTTGACTCTTGGGAAGCCAGTAGTAGACTGTGGACATGGTCAGAATGCTCTTCTGGAGTGACTCTGACAAGTTGTTTCCCATCTGCGGAggcggcgagagagagaaagggagaaccTAGTTGAAAACTAAGATCTCATTAATACACTAGAAGTAAATAATTGCTAACAAAACAGCCAACTAAATGACTTAATTTGATAGGACAGAGATAAAGTTATTTGATAGCTTCCTTTCCTTTCATTTAGGCTTTGATAAGGCATGGATAACAGTCAATCTGTGGCTATCATGGGGCAGGATAGTCTTGTGGTATTCATGGCATTGGTGACAACCAGCTGAAAGGTACTGCTTTCAATTCCCCATGTTGCCCCGTAGGCATTCTTGAGACAGATGCCCTAATCCCTAATCCCTTACcgcttaatgacatgtatcttgATTCACTGAACTGCTTAATGACTAATCACTAAGTAATCGTGAAAAAGTTGTAACATGTGTTTGAATGTTGGTGAGGATCTACAAAAGGAGTAGACTGGACctgctgggggggtgggggtggggtggagaaGGCCAGGCTGAGTTTGGTCGCCTCCTGAGAGACAGCCTTCACTGCTTGGTctgaggagagcgagagcgagagagagaatttgaAGTATGGTAAATTGATGAAACAAGGCTTTAGAATACAACAGGCAATGATCATAGAGGAAAGTATGCTTGAATTGGTATTATAATGTTAGATCTGTACTGAACTCATTGTGTCCCAGAAGTTGGAGAGGTCAAACTCCTCGCTGTCTGATTCATTGGACTCCCCATCTGTGGTGTAAAACGGAAGACAATATATCTCAGACGTTCTCGGTGTCTAAAAATAGATGCTCAAGTAGTCTATGTCTCGCAGTTATTCACTAAGTACAAGCATGGTACTGATTTACAAACCTACTTCTAGGTTATAATGCAGCAGCTTTGCATTACCTTATTCATTAATAGATATACAACTATGAGACAGCCCATTGTCAAACTTTGTTTTGACAGCTTAAGTGTTTACAGCAGCAAAAACCATGCATGGTTGCCTAGTGTAAGCCTTATATACCTTTCATGAGAACTTGAATCAATCTGAAGAAACATATTATTTAATGAGCATAAACATAGCACACATAGTGTCACACTGTGGCGTTGCAACAGATCTAGCTAGCTAGCCTCATAGCATTAGCATCCTAACTCGTCAGCAGTCGCTACTTATCGTTTACCCcgctcctttctcttttccccACCTCTTACTCGATCCCGAATACACCTTATGGAATTCAGAAGGTTTCGCAAAGGAATCGAAATGTCTCCACGGGAATTGTCAGAACTCATGGCGAGCAGAAGAGCATGGGTGAAGAGATGCGTGTTGTGGAACTTGTGTACTGGAGTTGAACTTGGCGGACAACGATTCAAGTAGGACCAGAGCGCTCGGAGGGATATCAAAGTGACACAGAGTTCACCTGCTTCTGTCGCGCCCTGGTGGTAGAAGTAAGTcatgttttcatttgtgaatTAAGTGTATTTGTTAAGGAAAAACACACGATGGCGTTGTAagatattgcattttttttttttttacgcgtTGTCAGGTTATTTGCACATATGCCACAGTTGCAGTTTCCATTGCTAGAttgcataggcctacatttttttaACATCTATTAAGCCTCATCCTACATAAAATCTCCCTCTCATTCATTctaatacaacccccccccccccccccccaacacacacacacacacacacacacacacacacacacacacacacacacacacacacacacacacacacacacacacacacacacacacacacacacacacacacacacacatatgagtaCAGGTACTCAGTATCAATGCTCTGTGTGTCAATTTCTTTGCTTGCTTATTctttgcttgcatgtgtgttacCTCTGCAGTAGAGATGCCAGGTTGACCACCACCAGCTGACCCACGCCCTCCTGACGTCTTTAGACTGAGGCCTGGGAACCCATTTTAATCCATACTGTACTgtaacacaaaacacactgtATTGTAACAaacaacacactaacacatgctGTACTGTAACACACAACATAAGGTATTGTAACAAACTACCCCCCCCAGTCAATGGTTTACATCCGTGTTCTGGGTACTATGACCTGTCCTGTACTAGTGGATGTTTGCTAGAGAGGGGTGACCTTATAACCTTGAATGACATCACACCATTGGAATAGAGTTTCAGAATATGACGTTAGTCTCTGCAATGCAAACAGTAACATGTAGTGGTTATTGTGTTTCACTTTGATCCCCAATGTACACTGActgacctgtaggcatccttgagcaagaagccCTAACCCATAATGACATGCTCCTTCATGACATGTAACTGGATTCACTGTGAGTTGCTCTGGATAAATCAGTCTGTTAAAGGACTTAAaaggtatttttttatttaccaaACTAAACAGTTGTTacctataatataataaataaagtagGTATGTGACATTATGAATTATTCCTCATGTGTTATATTCTGGACTCTAGTAACAGCAGTTAATATGACTGTAATATGTCTTCTGAAATTATCATTGTGTCAGAGCCCATGCTGATAATGGTTAAAATGTACTTGTTCAGTTCCAACGTGTGACCTTTCACTTTTCAAAATGTGTCAGCAATGAACGCAGAgatgaaaacatgtttttctgcTTGTTGGCTGTCAGCTACGAGGATAAACCATTAACGACAGCTAAAACACAGCTCTCACATTGTTTACCATTGATCTCTTCATGTGCCAGGCACGCGATGACTTATGAAGTCTGTGTCACCTTTCCTTGTATTATTTGAAGATATCTTAAGAAATTATCCCTGTTACCCCTGGTAACCCTTCAAGTGAGCCAAAAATCTGCAGAGTTACATAACAGTTTATATCCTGTCTGAGACCTTCTCTATTTACTGACATTTAATGACCTCTTATCTCTAATCAATGGAGACAGCACCACCTGTCCTTCCAGTGGCCTGCATACATATacacttacatacatacatacatacatacatacatacatacatacaaacatacatgcatacatacatacatacatacatgcagacacgcatacatgcatacacgcatacatgcacacatacatacatacatacatacatacatacatacatacatacatacatacatacatacatatacacatacacacatacatacatacatacatacatacatacatacatacatacatacatacatacatacatacacgcatacatgcacacatacacacataccctcattcattcatgcatacatacatacatgcatgcatgcatgcatgcatgcatgcatacatacatacatacatacatacatacatacatacatacatacatacatacatacatacatacatacaaacatatccaacaaacaaacactgatGGAACATTCTAGGTTATCTAGCTAAGACTTCTGATGGTTGATATATTTCTGGTTATTCATTCACATCATGGGTGGGCTGTTGAGTTTTTATGTCATGGTCTTGTCCAATGTGACACGACCAACGGGGCGTCCTATAGAACAATGGAAATGTATATTTTATGAATATTTTGCTTGTATTCGAAAAATAAGAGAGGCGatcattgacatttacatttagggaatttagcaaacgattttatccaaagcgacttacaataagtacatttgtcaaaagaaagagtaacaacaatttatcgctgtcggtacatttAAGATATTCATATAAGATATGCATTttaagtgccaagcacttaaaATGCTAGGTTAAACCATTCCCCATAAATTTAGGACCCAATGTCCTCTCGTGCATTGTAAATTATCCAACTTTTATGAAGTAATCATAAGATTACTAAAGTTGTCATTGAATCTTGTTGTTCTGAAACATTTGATAGCCCTCAAACCGAGGGCTGCCATGGGTATACAATAATTATGTGCCCGTTTACCTaatcttaaaggttgggtatgcgatttgcgaaacgccagcagattttgaaaatacacaactcaaatggtcctaccccctctccttcaacgctgactctgactccacccattccaagtacctggacgcgcaatcatgcacgagcgcgaacagagatgcgcgagagcgagccaggctagcgtaggttttcgtttaacaacatggcactacattcagctgtaagttgcacccagtaccgcgggaagtaggggtgctgggggtgctgcaacaccccctgtccgaggccctgtcttatcacagaaaacgatcatttctaaaaactccggccaaagtggagatttctgaaaacgccggttatgtgttgtcgtgtcaacggggagaaacgggattttaggttctgaagcgtcacattatgcaccaggaaatgcttaacgtcatgtgagcgcccgctgtaccgtattggtccgaatataaacacaaacctcattgtaagacgacctatatttggaaaaaagatttgaagaccagatcttgtttttatgaataaataaattgtattcattgaaataatatacgaaaataaaaaggcatagaataaaacactgcattgccactaaacagtagtgcaaatagggcgtactgatgtgtacaccaaagactattcctgacactcctctgccccgctgtgttcgctctggctgtggtcgctccgaactgtttcggcccgtggcaaagcgagtcatcctcgctgctgtccaaggcattttgagacgcagcatttatttaatgctcatatgacctagtgctgaaaaaaggttatatgaaaaagtgtgagggtagcggtggtgcgctaaacgtgttctgtgagcagctggatgtgaatggtgtgaagaaagtgaacacaacgatcgattttcaactgtgcgcgcatgcactggtgtaattgagctgcgctgctatatatcttttttttatcaatgtaacgagttgcgagtctagtgcaggctgagttttttttttccagcaccccctgctgagaatacgttctcgcggctatggttgcaccagatgttataaacattaaacggtcacataaatcattactatttttagaaaatgtatgtttgtttcatataattgtattggaagtcctggttttcactagggttgctgcggtgtggacattttcacaacgagtaatacactcgtctcaacaccggtattaccgagtataaacggtataaactttgaaactatgtcaaccgccacacaagcatcggtttttagacccttctcgtccttcagttgccgccaacgttcgaaagcagcgcctaggattattcttgatttcagtttttctctttcagcgttttgtggattaactagttccagtagctaccgcaggataacaacaaacaggagcttgctctgggtcacgagtactgcacgaaggggtcgcgcgcggggcgcgggggagggggagtgcagtacgaccgtttgattgacgtaggcctacttactgtccaatgcaacgaggtggcaatccaaatgattggctggagtttttcgagccctgcccgttccacagatgattgacttgtttaattttcatgtcagtacttctaactcagtggctgtaagcgggttatgataaggatttcaagtaattttgcaaaaatggccaaaaaagcaaattccgtacccaacctttaatttgTTCCATAATATATAGTATAACGTCCTTACAACAAAGCAACACATTAGGAAACATGAGCAAGATATCCTAGAAAGTAATAGGCCTGCTAAGAATTGTCCCTTTCCTAAACAGTTACCTCAATCTTTTGAAGATAAgctgacaaacacagacaacagTTTGGAAGAAATGGTGTACGATGATTGGTGTCTGCCAGCTGTAATCTAAAACGTCAGAGCCTATCTGGACGCTGTTTAATTGCTTGCTCAATTTAATACAGCCATGTATCTCCCAAAAGCCTTACCACATGGAACTTCTGTAGCCTAACCTGTAGGCCTAATAAAGCCTTGCAGATGCTAAAGTTTTTTCCATTTTTGTCGTTGTGTCGTATGTATTTTAGTCAATGAGAGTGACAAAGTCAAGCAGAATCATTAAAAAGTGAAGGACATTTAATGAGTTAAATGCTTAGAACCTAACAATGACAACTTCAGACAGTTTTTTATCAAATCATAATCCTTTCAACAgctatcggacaacaataatgtCAGATAATAGGAGCTATAACAAAATAGTACAATGGACGATGACAATGATTGAAAGTGCTGATTGGAATTGACCCCATACCACAACAGTAGCAct
Coding sequences:
- the ccndbp1 gene encoding cyclin-D1-binding protein 1 homolog encodes the protein MSSDNSRGDISIPLRNLLNSIRCIRDRVRDGESNESDSEEFDLSNFWDTMNQAVKAVSQEATKLSLAFSTPPPPPQQMGNNLSESLQKSILTMSTVYYWLPKSQGLSLRRAVRDASVEVLEGVGQLVEVILASPLQSLSQEQLTSTGGVWSACDRFPSLPRDNKAAVMLALSAHIGVVKDAIEEIEQALLEEEDPFSDLLGDLDEEEEPRGNQDTYWSERDRRVIGPCQGLMKASGACLRKLSSAVRTNGDAGSAQNRAQLDDLEELSKDVSPRMDDLALCLYPPMEYSGVESNASKLAALLKKILGVIRSSHVCGESELTWVQFLEAAVDHNLQKAKDLMQSDP